In one window of Candidatus Sulfuricurvum sp. RIFRC-1 DNA:
- a CDS encoding thiamine phosphate synthase translates to MQLYALCDADMLCERGIELLSFATRAKALGASILQYRNKHADIAAIKTDLIALRQTWEGFLLVNDHYELATFCDGVHIGQDDLAAIDSDPTRAIKILKMAIGEDKIIGLSTHNADEIAIANELDLNYIGLGAYRASSTKSEAKVLGDKLDEIAAHSTHPVAAIGGVKLDDVFQYVTYKVIGSGLL, encoded by the coding sequence ATGCAGCTTTACGCTCTTTGTGATGCTGATATGCTCTGTGAGAGGGGAATTGAACTCCTCTCTTTTGCCACTCGTGCCAAAGCATTAGGGGCGAGCATTCTTCAATACCGAAACAAACACGCTGATATTGCTGCGATTAAAACAGATTTAATTGCTCTTCGCCAAACATGGGAAGGCTTTTTGCTCGTTAACGACCATTATGAGCTTGCCACGTTTTGTGACGGTGTACATATCGGTCAAGATGATTTGGCTGCGATTGATTCTGATCCCACTCGGGCAATTAAAATTCTAAAAATGGCAATCGGTGAGGATAAAATTATCGGTCTTTCAACGCATAACGCTGATGAGATTGCAATTGCAAATGAATTGGATTTGAATTACATCGGATTAGGGGCCTATCGTGCTTCGTCGACGAAATCGGAAGCCAAAGTGCTAGGGGATAAACTCGATGAGATCGCGGCACACTCTACGCATCCGGTCGCCGCTATCGGTGGTGTTAAACTTGATGATGTATTTCAATACGTTACGTACAAAGTAATCGGGAGTGGACTGTTATGA
- a CDS encoding 23S rRNA (pseudouridine(1915)-N(3))-methyltransferase RlmH, translating into MNISIITIAKKERSLYDPLYQEQMKMISRFAKVEDIELFPKEVVKAHTISAEASQAAYSKLLSPMLGKNYSIALHPDGKKLDSFAFSKLISDKISLQFFIGGAYGFEKSFVEQCDVAISLSEMTMSHKIAKAVLLEQVYRAYSLLANHPYHK; encoded by the coding sequence ATGAACATTTCCATCATTACGATTGCAAAAAAAGAGCGTTCACTGTACGATCCCCTCTATCAAGAACAGATGAAAATGATCTCCCGCTTTGCCAAAGTGGAGGACATAGAATTATTTCCCAAAGAGGTCGTAAAAGCGCATACTATCAGTGCTGAAGCATCCCAAGCGGCGTATTCAAAATTATTATCACCGATGCTGGGTAAAAATTACTCGATTGCGTTGCATCCTGATGGAAAAAAACTCGATAGTTTTGCATTTAGTAAGCTTATAAGTGATAAAATTTCGTTGCAATTTTTTATAGGTGGCGCTTACGGCTTTGAAAAGAGCTTTGTAGAGCAATGCGATGTAGCGATTAGTCTCTCTGAGATGACGATGAGTCACAAGATCGCAAAAGCTGTTTTGCTAGAGCAAGTCTATCGCGCCTATTCACTGTTAGCAAACCATCCGTACCACAAATGA
- the dksA gene encoding RNA polymerase-binding protein DksA produces MRDHELQYFEEILLTRKAQIIKNLTGVESEMNQLREMELNDEGDYASASNDNMVENAIGSQQMHELEEIEAALYKIKSKQYGICEMCEDDIGFQRLKVKPHAKYCIVCRPIVEKNKH; encoded by the coding sequence ATGAGAGACCATGAGTTGCAGTATTTCGAGGAGATATTACTGACGCGTAAAGCTCAGATTATCAAAAATCTTACCGGCGTCGAGAGCGAAATGAATCAGTTACGTGAGATGGAACTGAATGACGAAGGTGACTATGCTTCTGCCAGCAATGACAACATGGTTGAAAATGCTATCGGATCACAACAGATGCATGAACTCGAAGAGATTGAAGCGGCACTTTATAAAATCAAATCCAAACAATACGGTATTTGTGAAATGTGTGAAGATGATATCGGTTTCCAGCGTTTAAAAGTAAAACCGCATGCAAAATATTGTATTGTATGTCGTCCGATCGTTGAAAAAAATAAACACTAA